The proteins below are encoded in one region of Casimicrobium huifangae:
- a CDS encoding B12-binding domain-containing radical SAM protein has translation MPQLILSTLNARYAHASLGLRYLFANLDDDLRNQTKIVEFVIGSKTETLVEQLLALSPTVIGFGVYIWNVEETTKLVAMLKTVAPEVRIVIGGPEVSFETKEQRIVALADHVVTGQGDVTFNKLARALLHGPRPLMKVHVGEEFELDDLKLPYEHYTDEDIARRHLYVEASRGCPFKCEFCLSALDKTALPFDTQRFLAEMAKLYDRGARTFKFVDRTFNLNVKTSQAILEFFLERIEAKPDDPCFAHFELVPDHLPDKLKDTIARFPAGTLQFEIGIQTWNPTVQGHISRKQNNDKAKDNLRWLHANTHAHMHVDLIAGLPGESLASFGEGFDTLARLGPHEIQVGVLKRLRGTPIIRHTDTFAMRYNPEPPYNILSNNELSFADVQRVNRFARFWDLIGNSGRFTNTLPLILQEAPTSAFSRFMALADWLYAETGATHQIALERLFDLVYRWLHTDGAVAPEAAQQAILADYVRSGSKGRLSFMTRGLTVADDSRQAGRHATPARQRRHLIQADTRDHS, from the coding sequence GTGCCACAGCTGATCCTCTCCACCCTCAACGCCCGCTACGCCCACGCTTCGCTCGGGCTGCGCTACCTGTTTGCCAACCTTGACGACGACCTGCGTAACCAAACGAAGATCGTTGAATTTGTGATTGGCAGCAAGACCGAGACACTGGTCGAACAGTTGCTGGCGCTGTCGCCCACGGTGATCGGCTTCGGCGTCTACATCTGGAATGTCGAGGAGACGACCAAACTTGTCGCCATGCTGAAGACGGTAGCGCCGGAGGTCAGGATCGTGATCGGTGGCCCCGAGGTGAGCTTCGAAACGAAGGAGCAGCGCATCGTTGCGCTGGCCGACCATGTGGTCACCGGTCAGGGCGATGTCACCTTCAACAAGCTCGCCCGCGCACTATTGCACGGGCCACGACCGTTGATGAAGGTGCACGTGGGTGAAGAGTTCGAACTCGACGACCTGAAACTGCCTTACGAGCATTACACCGACGAAGATATCGCGCGTCGTCACCTATATGTCGAGGCCTCACGCGGTTGCCCGTTCAAGTGCGAGTTCTGTCTCTCCGCGCTGGACAAGACAGCGCTGCCATTCGATACGCAGCGCTTTCTTGCCGAGATGGCGAAGCTCTACGACCGTGGCGCACGCACCTTCAAATTCGTTGACCGCACATTCAATCTGAACGTCAAGACTTCGCAGGCGATTCTCGAATTTTTCCTCGAACGCATCGAGGCGAAACCGGACGACCCCTGCTTTGCGCACTTTGAGCTGGTGCCAGACCATCTGCCCGACAAACTGAAAGACACCATCGCCCGGTTCCCGGCAGGCACTCTGCAATTCGAGATTGGCATCCAGACGTGGAACCCGACAGTGCAGGGTCACATCTCACGCAAGCAGAACAACGACAAGGCGAAAGACAACCTGCGCTGGCTGCATGCGAATACGCATGCGCATATGCACGTGGACCTCATCGCGGGCCTGCCGGGCGAGTCGCTCGCGAGTTTTGGTGAAGGATTCGATACCCTCGCGCGCCTCGGGCCACACGAGATTCAGGTAGGCGTGCTGAAGCGCCTGCGCGGTACGCCGATCATCCGTCATACCGATACGTTCGCGATGCGCTACAACCCGGAGCCACCGTACAACATCCTGTCGAACAATGAACTCTCGTTCGCTGACGTACAACGCGTGAACCGCTTTGCACGCTTCTGGGACCTGATCGGCAATTCCGGGCGCTTCACAAACACGCTGCCACTGATCCTGCAGGAAGCGCCGACCAGCGCTTTTTCACGCTTCATGGCGCTCGCCGACTGGCTCTATGCCGAGACCGGTGCCACGCATCAGATTGCGCTGGAGCGGCTGTTCGATCTGGTCTATCGCTGGTTGCACACCGATGGCGCTGTTGCACCGGAAGCCGCGCAGCAGGCCATTTTGGCCGACTACGTGAGGAGCGGCAGCAAGGGCCGGCTCTCGTTCATGACGCGCGGGTTGACGGTTGCAGACGACTCGCGGCAGGCTGGGCGCCACGCTACACCGGCCCGGCAGCGAAGACATTTGATTCAAGCAGACACGCGAGATCATTCGTGA
- a CDS encoding MFS transporter: MTNSAPTHTATPGAVPSLATGPFLLRVSLPLAIAYLISYGLRTVNAAIAPTLTREFGLDAADLGLLTAAYFLSFALTQLPLGGMLDRFRPRRVEAALLISCATGCVVFATAEATWGLILGRALIGIGVAACLMAALRTFGLWLDASKLPTTNGLMLAVGNAGAILSTAPVLWLLGMITWRQLFLSVAVLTVVVALWLAFAVPDPPAAPKTATSGNPSAQPAGWSAVLRSPLFWAIVPLPCLTNAIGLAVQGLWAGPWLVDVAKLPANAIGGDLLLISAGMLVANIALGNVMGRLMQRGISPVIFCFVACLFAGIGQWAFLHSWGGSPALVMTIFGLTHVSGNLLFAALFTRFGKSVHGRVSTLINFLMFGLGFALQWGIGLIVNRYPTGTPGRYEAAGYEQAFLWLWGLQALCVVWTLLRLRNPAVRNEGVVQP, from the coding sequence TTGACCAACTCAGCCCCCACCCACACCGCCACCCCCGGGGCGGTGCCTTCGCTCGCCACCGGCCCCTTCCTGCTGCGCGTCAGCCTGCCGCTGGCGATCGCCTATCTGATCAGCTACGGGTTGCGCACGGTTAACGCGGCCATCGCGCCCACGCTCACGCGCGAGTTTGGCCTCGACGCTGCCGATCTCGGCCTGCTGACGGCTGCCTACTTTTTGTCATTCGCGCTGACTCAGTTGCCGCTGGGGGGCATGCTTGACCGCTTCCGTCCGCGCCGCGTCGAAGCTGCGCTGCTGATCTCTTGCGCCACCGGTTGTGTGGTGTTCGCGACCGCAGAAGCGACGTGGGGACTGATTCTCGGGCGCGCGCTGATTGGCATTGGTGTCGCGGCCTGCCTGATGGCGGCGCTGCGAACCTTCGGCCTGTGGCTTGATGCCAGCAAGTTGCCGACAACCAACGGTCTGATGCTGGCCGTAGGCAATGCGGGGGCCATCCTGTCTACCGCGCCAGTGCTCTGGCTGTTGGGCATGATCACCTGGCGCCAACTGTTCCTCTCGGTGGCAGTGCTGACGGTAGTCGTCGCGCTCTGGCTCGCGTTTGCAGTGCCCGATCCACCGGCGGCGCCAAAGACCGCCACCAGCGGCAACCCTTCAGCGCAACCGGCCGGATGGTCTGCTGTGCTGCGCTCACCGCTGTTCTGGGCCATTGTGCCGTTGCCCTGCCTGACCAATGCCATTGGCCTTGCCGTGCAGGGCCTGTGGGCCGGGCCGTGGCTGGTCGATGTGGCGAAACTGCCAGCCAATGCCATCGGTGGCGATCTGCTGCTGATCTCGGCCGGCATGCTGGTGGCCAATATCGCGCTCGGCAACGTGATGGGGCGACTGATGCAGCGCGGTATCTCGCCGGTCATCTTCTGCTTCGTCGCCTGCTTGTTTGCCGGCATCGGTCAATGGGCCTTTCTGCACTCGTGGGGTGGTTCACCGGCGCTGGTGATGACGATCTTCGGACTAACCCATGTATCGGGGAACCTGCTGTTCGCCGCATTGTTTACGCGCTTCGGCAAATCGGTTCACGGACGCGTCTCGACGTTGATCAACTTCCTCATGTTCGGTCTTGGTTTCGCGCTGCAGTGGGGCATCGGGCTGATCGTGAACCGCTATCCCACCGGCACGCCGGGCCGCTATGAGGCGGCTGGTTACGAACAGGCCTTCCTGTGGCTGTGGGGGCTGCAGGCGCTTTGTGTGGTGTGGACACTGCTGCGTCTGCGCAACCCTGCGGTGCGCAACGAAGGGGTGGTGCAGCCGTGA
- a CDS encoding NAD(P)H-dependent oxidoreductase — MNLHALLNQRQTAGKPIRVGLIGAGKFGSMYLSQVKHTPGIHLLAVADLDPARAKAALLNVGWDAARLGATSFRDAQATGNTFVGNDAFAMITAPELDVIIDATGSPAHGIAHVLACCDAKKHIVMVNVEADALAGPLLARKAREAGIVYSLAYGDQPALVCEMVDWCRAAGFEVVAAGKGTKYLPQYHESTPATVWPHYGIAPEDAAKGGMNPQMFNSFLDGTKSAIEMTAIANACDLTPPRGLLFPPCGVDDLAHVMRPRGVGGLLDGHGMVEVVSSVERDGRPVFRDLRWGVYVVFRAGSDAGREYVRRCFKEYGLVTDKTGEYTAMYKPYHLIGLELGISVASAGLRGEPTGAPLAWWHDGDLRWRADVVATAKRDLKHGEALDGEGGFTVYGKILPARESVDTGALPLGLAHGCRLKRNVGAHETVRWDDIEFDSAHALQQRAIEFRRAMETHLA, encoded by the coding sequence ATGAACCTGCACGCTCTGCTCAACCAGCGTCAAACCGCTGGCAAGCCCATCCGCGTCGGCCTGATCGGCGCTGGCAAGTTTGGTTCGATGTATCTGTCGCAGGTGAAGCACACGCCGGGCATTCATCTGCTGGCGGTGGCCGATCTCGACCCTGCGCGTGCGAAGGCGGCGCTCCTGAATGTCGGTTGGGACGCAGCCAGGCTCGGAGCGACATCATTCCGTGACGCCCAGGCCACTGGCAACACCTTCGTCGGCAACGATGCCTTTGCAATGATCACCGCGCCAGAGCTGGATGTCATCATCGACGCCACCGGTTCACCCGCACACGGCATCGCGCATGTGCTGGCCTGCTGTGACGCGAAGAAGCACATCGTGATGGTCAACGTCGAGGCCGATGCCCTGGCCGGGCCACTGCTGGCACGCAAGGCGCGCGAGGCTGGCATCGTGTACTCGCTGGCCTACGGCGACCAGCCGGCGCTGGTGTGCGAGATGGTGGACTGGTGCCGCGCAGCGGGTTTCGAGGTGGTGGCTGCGGGCAAGGGCACCAAGTATCTGCCGCAGTATCACGAGAGCACGCCGGCGACCGTGTGGCCGCATTACGGCATCGCGCCCGAGGACGCTGCAAAAGGCGGCATGAACCCGCAGATGTTCAACAGTTTTCTCGACGGCACCAAGAGCGCCATCGAGATGACCGCGATCGCCAATGCCTGTGACCTGACGCCGCCGCGTGGCCTGCTGTTCCCTCCCTGTGGCGTCGACGACCTCGCGCATGTGATGCGGCCACGCGGCGTCGGCGGCCTGCTCGACGGTCATGGCATGGTGGAGGTGGTTTCGAGCGTGGAGCGCGACGGTCGCCCGGTGTTTCGCGATTTGCGCTGGGGCGTATATGTGGTGTTCCGCGCCGGCAGCGACGCCGGGCGCGAGTATGTGCGCCGCTGCTTCAAGGAATACGGTCTGGTGACCGACAAGACTGGCGAGTACACGGCGATGTACAAGCCCTATCACCTGATCGGGCTGGAGCTTGGCATCAGTGTGGCGAGCGCTGGTCTGCGTGGCGAACCAACGGGCGCGCCGCTGGCCTGGTGGCACGATGGCGACTTGCGTTGGCGTGCCGACGTGGTGGCCACCGCCAAGCGCGATCTGAAGCACGGCGAGGCGCTCGATGGCGAAGGCGGCTTCACGGTGTACGGCAAGATCCTGCCGGCGCGGGAATCAGTCGATACCGGTGCGCTGCCGTTGGGCCTCGCGCATGGCTGTCGGCTCAAGCGCAACGTCGGTGCGCACGAAACCGTACGCTGGGACGACATCGAATTCGACAGCGCCCATGCGCTGCAGCAGCGCGCTATCGAATTCCGGCGAGCGATGGAAACTCATCTGGCCTGA
- a CDS encoding TonB-dependent receptor plug domain-containing protein produces MTTTTTLRRAILLSLYGAASATGLSSTIATAQTAPAAEKKDTTVVETVTIVGTRRVNASATDTVVPVDFIPMSKSAEQGGQFDLAQSLQYISPSFNSTRQTGADGADLVDSAALRGLGSDQTLVLVNGKRKHTTALVNLFGARNRGNTGTDLNTIPMLAIDSVQVLRDGAAAQYGSDAIAGVIDITLKKRAGCEAVLGYGQYSAGDGKNYLASAYCGFATGNGGTTGITAEFLDRGRSNRAEPGNPRIIGDTKTQNATLYVNGEVPVSGAAKLYYTFGYQTRDASSAAFARGGIGSDDIPSRNSAAMYPDGFVPFINGDIEDRYMTVGYKRQIGEWNADFSQTYGYNKLKYNISNTLNASIANYDLLHGGAGRSPTAFNAGGFSFSQLTTNADFSRFFPGVANGMNVAFGAEYRRENYQIFAGELGSYNDADGVGFGGNAGSQGFPGFQPGDATSKSRNSVAGYVDVETDLTTRLKLATALRGERYSDFGSTLTGKVAASFKASDQVLLRGSASTGFRAPSLQQVYFSSTFTDFISGQPLDVVLAPNGSAIANAAGIPKLKEEKSNNFTLGMTWNPSRALAVTADLYQIDIKDRIVLSGRFDADNYPSLGATLAALGVGQAQFFVNSVNTRTQGLDLTVAHKGELGRGKLNTFLAFNYSKTRVTGVKTPASLAGFEDVLLSERERLFIEQGGPRMKATLGFDHALGPWETSLKVIHFGSQTLGTFSGTAAGVPNARYAPKTSADLALTYAFDKNTKVTIGGNNIFNVKPSKQDPNETDNGFIYDSVQFGLNGASYFIRFWKKF; encoded by the coding sequence ATGACAACAACGACAACACTGCGGCGGGCTATCCTGCTCAGCCTCTACGGCGCCGCCAGCGCCACTGGTCTCTCCTCCACCATCGCCACGGCACAAACGGCGCCCGCTGCCGAGAAAAAGGACACCACCGTCGTCGAAACGGTCACCATCGTCGGCACCCGCCGCGTCAACGCTTCGGCCACCGACACCGTGGTGCCGGTGGATTTCATTCCGATGTCGAAATCGGCCGAACAGGGCGGGCAGTTCGACCTCGCGCAGTCGCTGCAGTACATCTCGCCGTCGTTCAACTCGACGCGCCAGACCGGCGCCGATGGCGCTGACCTGGTGGACTCCGCCGCGCTGCGCGGACTCGGCTCCGACCAGACGCTGGTGCTGGTCAACGGCAAGCGCAAGCACACCACGGCGCTGGTCAACCTGTTCGGCGCCCGCAACCGCGGCAATACCGGCACCGACCTCAATACCATCCCGATGCTGGCCATCGACAGCGTGCAGGTGCTGCGCGACGGCGCGGCGGCGCAATATGGCTCCGACGCCATCGCCGGCGTGATCGACATCACGCTCAAGAAGCGCGCCGGCTGTGAGGCCGTACTCGGTTACGGCCAATATTCGGCGGGTGACGGCAAGAACTATCTCGCCTCCGCCTACTGCGGCTTCGCTACCGGCAACGGCGGCACCACCGGCATCACCGCTGAATTCCTTGACCGCGGCCGCAGCAACCGCGCCGAGCCGGGCAACCCGCGCATCATCGGCGACACCAAAACGCAAAACGCCACGCTGTACGTCAACGGCGAAGTGCCGGTCAGCGGCGCCGCCAAGCTCTACTACACCTTCGGCTACCAAACCCGCGACGCCTCCTCGGCGGCGTTCGCCCGCGGCGGTATCGGCAGTGATGACATCCCCTCGCGCAACTCGGCGGCCATGTACCCGGACGGCTTCGTGCCGTTCATCAACGGCGACATCGAAGACCGCTACATGACTGTCGGCTACAAGCGGCAGATCGGCGAGTGGAATGCCGATTTCTCGCAGACCTATGGCTACAACAAACTCAAGTACAACATCAGCAACACGCTGAACGCCTCCATCGCCAACTACGACCTGCTGCACGGCGGCGCGGGGCGCAGCCCAACCGCATTCAACGCCGGTGGTTTCTCGTTCTCGCAGCTCACCACCAACGCCGACTTCAGCCGCTTCTTCCCGGGCGTGGCCAACGGCATGAACGTCGCCTTCGGTGCCGAGTACCGGCGCGAGAATTACCAGATCTTCGCTGGCGAACTGGGCTCCTACAACGACGCCGACGGCGTCGGCTTCGGCGGCAACGCCGGCAGCCAGGGCTTCCCGGGCTTCCAGCCGGGCGACGCCACCAGCAAGAGTCGCAACAGCGTTGCCGGCTATGTGGACGTTGAAACCGATCTCACCACGCGCCTCAAACTCGCGACCGCGTTGCGCGGCGAGCGCTACAGCGACTTCGGTTCCACGCTCACCGGCAAGGTGGCAGCAAGCTTCAAGGCCAGCGATCAGGTGCTGCTGCGCGGCTCGGCGAGCACGGGCTTCCGCGCGCCTTCGTTGCAGCAGGTTTACTTCTCGTCGACATTTACCGACTTCATCAGCGGCCAGCCACTCGATGTGGTGCTGGCACCCAACGGCAGCGCAATCGCCAATGCCGCCGGCATCCCGAAATTGAAGGAAGAGAAGTCGAACAATTTCACGCTGGGCATGACCTGGAATCCGTCGCGCGCGCTGGCGGTGACCGCCGATCTCTACCAGATCGACATCAAGGATCGCATCGTGCTCTCCGGCCGCTTTGACGCCGACAACTACCCATCACTCGGCGCCACGCTCGCCGCGCTTGGTGTTGGTCAGGCACAGTTCTTCGTCAACTCGGTCAACACCCGCACACAGGGGCTCGATCTCACCGTCGCGCACAAGGGCGAGCTGGGTCGCGGCAAGCTGAATACCTTCCTGGCGTTCAACTACAGCAAGACCCGCGTCACCGGCGTCAAGACGCCAGCGTCACTGGCCGGCTTTGAAGATGTGCTGCTGTCTGAGCGCGAGCGCCTGTTCATTGAGCAGGGCGGCCCGCGCATGAAGGCTACGCTTGGCTTCGATCATGCACTCGGCCCGTGGGAGACCAGTCTCAAGGTCATTCACTTCGGCTCACAGACGCTCGGCACCTTCTCGGGCACTGCCGCAGGCGTACCGAATGCGCGCTACGCGCCGAAGACCTCGGCCGATCTGGCGCTGACCTACGCGTTCGACAAGAACACCAAGGTCACCATTGGCGGCAACAACATCTTCAACGTGAAGCCGAGCAAACAGGACCCGAACGAAACCGACAACGGCTTCATCTACGACAGCGTGCAGTTCGGCCTCAACGGTGCCAGCTACTTCATCCGCTTCTGGAAGAAGTTCTAG
- a CDS encoding S9 family peptidase: MKILSRLPRLALTWLVICVPLAVQGQATTAGSGYKTAADIPVGEFFRLPRYSQMAMSPNGRKLAAVAPVNGRENLVVIDLDSKQSTAVTDFKTVDVNWFTWVDDGRLIFRASNRELETGVWRRGAMIAIDTDGKNSRNLAQDVRGSFDILARTRDGSGELIISTHLRDIQSEDVYRYDTRTGRTKLLTFDSPGRVADWVLDHRLEPRIAMRVEPRESADKARKRTLWHRQSAADSWLQIGELSGDLDRLRPLAFDDDQTLFVASRHGGDRSAIYRYDIAKKQLGEVVAQHPWLDLDDGLVIHPASGKVLGIRHSAEMPGTSWFDERYAAVQAGIDKALPDTVNHITPGDDAARYALVFARSATDAGSYYIFDTQQRSLGKIAATREWLPSALMPERRFVMYKARDGLNIPAWLTVPRGSEAKNLPLVVHIHGGPWVRSYHGIQWGRWPTAQFFASRGYAVLEPEPRGSTGFGSKHYQSSFKQWGLTMQDDITDGALHLVAQGIVDKSRMCLFGGSYGGYAALQGLVRDPDLWKCSHAYVAVTDIELKQNVTWSDTARYSDYYQTDFKRWIGDISADRARFDATSPAKNADKIKAAVMLTMGGQDIRVPLIHGTTFRDAMEKAGKPLDYKVYLDEAHGFNAPGNVIDFYTRTEQFFARHLGKP; the protein is encoded by the coding sequence ATGAAAATCCTCTCCCGTTTGCCCCGCCTCGCGCTCACCTGGCTTGTCATTTGCGTGCCTCTGGCGGTTCAAGGGCAAGCTACGACAGCCGGCAGCGGCTACAAGACCGCCGCCGATATCCCGGTCGGTGAATTCTTCCGGCTGCCACGCTATTCGCAAATGGCGATGTCGCCGAACGGCCGCAAGCTGGCAGCAGTCGCGCCGGTCAACGGTCGCGAAAACCTCGTCGTCATCGATCTCGACAGCAAACAGTCGACCGCAGTCACTGACTTCAAGACGGTGGACGTCAACTGGTTCACCTGGGTGGACGATGGCAGGCTGATTTTCCGCGCGTCAAACCGTGAACTGGAAACCGGCGTCTGGCGACGCGGGGCGATGATCGCCATCGACACTGATGGAAAGAATTCGCGCAACCTCGCGCAGGACGTACGCGGCAGCTTCGACATCCTCGCCCGCACCCGCGACGGCAGCGGCGAGTTGATCATCAGCACGCACCTGCGCGACATCCAGTCGGAGGACGTCTATCGCTACGACACCCGAACCGGCCGCACCAAACTGCTCACGTTTGATTCACCCGGCCGCGTGGCCGACTGGGTACTTGATCACCGCCTTGAGCCCCGCATCGCGATGCGAGTGGAGCCACGTGAGTCCGCCGACAAGGCCCGCAAGCGCACGCTCTGGCACCGCCAATCCGCCGCCGATAGCTGGCTGCAAATCGGTGAACTAAGTGGCGATCTCGACCGACTGCGGCCGCTTGCCTTCGACGACGACCAGACACTGTTCGTTGCCAGCCGTCACGGCGGCGACCGCAGCGCCATCTACCGCTATGACATCGCGAAGAAGCAACTGGGAGAGGTGGTTGCACAGCATCCCTGGCTCGATCTCGATGATGGTCTGGTAATTCACCCTGCGAGCGGCAAAGTACTTGGTATCCGCCACAGCGCCGAGATGCCAGGTACCAGCTGGTTCGACGAGCGCTATGCCGCCGTTCAGGCCGGCATTGACAAGGCACTGCCCGATACCGTCAACCACATTACGCCGGGCGACGATGCTGCACGTTATGCGCTCGTCTTCGCGCGCTCGGCAACGGACGCAGGCAGCTACTACATCTTCGACACGCAGCAGCGTTCGCTGGGCAAGATCGCTGCGACCCGCGAGTGGCTGCCATCGGCACTGATGCCGGAACGCCGCTTCGTGATGTACAAGGCGCGTGACGGCCTCAATATCCCGGCATGGCTGACGGTGCCGCGCGGCAGCGAAGCGAAGAACCTGCCGCTGGTGGTGCACATTCATGGCGGTCCCTGGGTGCGCAGCTATCACGGCATCCAGTGGGGGCGCTGGCCAACTGCACAGTTCTTCGCGTCACGCGGCTACGCGGTGCTGGAGCCGGAACCGCGCGGGTCCACCGGCTTCGGTTCGAAGCACTATCAGTCGAGCTTCAAGCAGTGGGGCCTGACGATGCAGGACGACATCACCGACGGCGCGCTGCATCTGGTGGCGCAGGGCATTGTCGACAAAAGCCGCATGTGCCTATTCGGCGGCAGCTATGGCGGCTACGCCGCGCTGCAGGGGCTGGTGCGCGACCCCGATCTCTGGAAGTGCAGCCATGCCTACGTGGCAGTGACCGACATCGAGCTCAAACAGAACGTGACGTGGTCTGACACCGCACGCTACAGCGACTACTACCAGACCGACTTCAAGCGCTGGATCGGCGATATCAGCGCCGATCGCGCCCGCTTCGACGCCACCTCACCGGCCAAGAATGCCGACAAGATCAAGGCCGCCGTGATGCTGACGATGGGCGGTCAGGACATCCGCGTTCCGCTGATCCACGGCACCACCTTCCGCGACGCGATGGAGAAAGCCGGCAAGCCACTCGATTACAAGGTCTACCTCGACGAGGCACATGGCTTCAATGCGCCCGGGAACGTGATTGACTTCTACACGCGCACTGAGCAGTTCTTCGCCAGGCACCTCGGCAAGCCGTAA
- a CDS encoding AEC family transporter, producing MALRIVEIVLPVLVIIVMGYAIGRLWNKPDMRVVNRLNLDVFGPFLVLANLSDKSVDLVSLWPLVVASIVIVIGSGLIAWPFAKVSRQDPRTFVPPMMFNNCGNMGLPLALFAFGPIGVAGMVALFTTSNLLHFTLGAFIVHKHAELKLLAKSPMVWATVIGAALGLTGTHLPDSVHAPMKMIGDCTIPVMLLSLGVRMLDVKREDFSNSLLGAAVCPLTGLLMAGIIVQYLPMSKEQIGLVYLFGALPPAVLNFLVADYYKQEPEKVASIVLVGNIASIVFIPLGLLFALK from the coding sequence ATCGCGCTCCGGATCGTTGAAATCGTCCTGCCGGTGCTGGTGATCATCGTCATGGGCTATGCCATCGGGCGGCTCTGGAACAAGCCCGACATGCGGGTGGTGAATCGCCTCAACCTCGATGTCTTTGGGCCATTTCTGGTGCTCGCAAACCTTTCCGACAAGAGCGTGGATCTGGTGTCGCTGTGGCCGCTGGTGGTGGCATCGATCGTGATCGTGATCGGCTCCGGGCTGATCGCCTGGCCGTTTGCCAAAGTCTCGCGGCAAGACCCGCGCACCTTTGTGCCGCCGATGATGTTCAACAACTGCGGCAACATGGGGTTGCCATTGGCGCTGTTCGCCTTCGGGCCGATTGGCGTCGCCGGCATGGTGGCGCTGTTCACCACATCCAACCTGCTGCATTTCACGCTCGGGGCCTTCATCGTGCATAAACACGCCGAACTGAAGCTGCTGGCAAAAAGCCCGATGGTGTGGGCCACCGTGATCGGCGCTGCGCTGGGCCTTACCGGCACGCATTTGCCCGACAGCGTGCATGCGCCGATGAAGATGATCGGCGACTGCACCATCCCGGTGATGCTGCTCTCGCTGGGCGTACGCATGCTGGACGTCAAGCGCGAGGACTTTTCCAATTCGCTGCTCGGCGCCGCCGTGTGCCCGCTCACCGGCCTGTTGATGGCAGGCATCATCGTGCAGTATCTGCCGATGAGCAAGGAGCAGATCGGGCTCGTCTATCTTTTCGGCGCGCTGCCGCCCGCCGTGCTCAACTTTCTGGTGGCCGACTACTACAAGCAGGAACCGGAGAAGGTGGCCTCAATCGTGCTCGTGGGCAATATTGCGAGCATAGTGTTCATTCCGCTAGGTTTGTTGTTTGCTTTGAAATAG
- the hslU gene encoding ATP-dependent protease ATPase subunit HslU: MSLPMTPKEIVHELDRHIVGQAAAKKAVAIALRNRWRRQQVPEPLRHEITPKNILMIGPTGVGKTEIARRLARLANAPFVKVEATKFTEVGYVGRDVDTIIRDLAEVAIKQTREQAMKAVRDRALDAAEERVLDALLPPPSAVNFDDLKPTDNATRQKFRKMLREGQFDDKEIEIEVAVAAPQMEVMAPPGMEEITQQIQGMFSNMQQGRRKMRKMRVDEAMKLLQDEEAAKLVNEEELKQTALDNAEQNGIVFLDEIDKIAARQDTHGADVSRQGVQRDLLPLVEGTTVNTKYGAIKTDHILFIASGAFHLSKPSDLIPELQGRFPIRVELSALTVQDFERILTSTDASLTQQYAGLLSTEQVTLDFQPDAIRRLAEIACTVNERQENIGARRLHTVMERLLEDVSYTADSLTGETVHIDAAFVDDKLAGIVRDENLSQFIL, from the coding sequence ATGTCGCTCCCCATGACCCCGAAAGAAATCGTCCACGAGCTGGACCGGCATATCGTCGGGCAGGCGGCGGCGAAGAAGGCGGTTGCCATCGCGCTGCGCAACCGCTGGCGGCGGCAGCAGGTGCCGGAGCCACTGCGGCACGAGATCACGCCGAAGAACATCCTGATGATCGGGCCGACTGGCGTTGGCAAGACCGAGATTGCACGACGGCTGGCGCGGCTGGCCAATGCGCCCTTCGTAAAAGTTGAGGCCACCAAGTTCACCGAGGTCGGCTACGTGGGTCGCGACGTCGACACCATCATCCGCGATCTCGCCGAGGTCGCGATCAAACAGACCCGTGAACAGGCGATGAAAGCGGTGCGTGACCGCGCGCTCGACGCCGCCGAGGAGCGGGTGCTTGATGCGCTGCTGCCGCCGCCGAGTGCGGTCAACTTCGACGACCTGAAGCCGACCGATAACGCAACGCGGCAGAAATTCCGCAAGATGCTGCGCGAGGGACAGTTCGACGACAAGGAAATCGAGATCGAAGTCGCCGTGGCCGCGCCGCAGATGGAAGTGATGGCGCCACCGGGCATGGAGGAAATCACGCAGCAGATCCAGGGCATGTTCTCCAACATGCAGCAGGGCCGACGCAAGATGCGCAAGATGCGTGTCGATGAGGCGATGAAGCTGCTTCAGGACGAAGAAGCGGCGAAGCTCGTCAACGAGGAAGAGCTCAAGCAGACCGCACTGGATAACGCCGAGCAGAACGGCATCGTCTTCCTCGACGAGATCGACAAGATCGCCGCCCGCCAGGACACACATGGTGCCGACGTGTCGCGCCAGGGTGTACAGCGCGACCTGTTGCCGCTGGTCGAGGGCACCACGGTCAACACCAAGTACGGTGCAATCAAGACTGATCACATCCTGTTCATCGCCAGCGGTGCCTTTCACCTGAGCAAGCCGAGCGATCTGATCCCCGAGCTGCAGGGCCGCTTTCCTATCCGCGTCGAGCTCAGCGCCCTGACCGTGCAGGATTTCGAGCGCATCCTGACCAGTACCGATGCCAGTCTGACGCAACAGTACGCCGGCCTGCTGTCCACCGAGCAGGTGACGCTGGACTTCCAGCCGGATGCCATCCGCCGCCTCGCCGAGATCGCCTGCACCGTCAACGAGCGGCAGGAGAACATCGGTGCCCGCCGCCTGCATACGGTCATGGAGCGGCTGCTGGAGGATGTGAGCTACACCGCCGATTCACTCACCGGTGAAACGGTGCACATCGATGCCGCGTTCGTCGATGACAAACTTGCGGGCATCGTCCGCGACGAAAACCTTTCGCAGTTCATCCTTTGA